One window from the genome of Nicotiana sylvestris chromosome 9, ASM39365v2, whole genome shotgun sequence encodes:
- the LOC104228318 gene encoding cuscuta receptor 1-like isoform X1 yields MPSFLHYQYDLRLLRLSQCNISGNFPNWLLENNSRLGEVYLGGNAFTGSLQLPSLPNLEAFDISNNKIQGQVPPNIGSIFPDLVISTMSNNMLEGLLPSSFADMKNLECLDLSCNKLNGELPIGLARRGSKLYFLRLSNNMLKGEIIPASTYINSFKYLYLRGNSFSGSIPKELSTAPLHSLDLSYNNLLGNLPSWLGHIPSLTHLSLFSNDLKGHIPPDYCRLEGLEVLDLSESNLVGSIPSCFSASLNLKRVYLSQNLLQGEFHKFSNSSNLKVLDLRDNNFTGSIPKWLGSLEITTLLLKGNHLQGIIPTQLCHSSKLRMLDLSRNNLSGPIPHCLGNIMQRGTSSDIYPYTPSFSYPGFEVG; encoded by the coding sequence ATGCCAAGTTTCCTTCATTATCAATATGACTTGAGACTTCTTCGTCTCTCGCAATGCAATATTAGTGGAAACTTTCCAAATTGGCTGTTAGAAAACAATTCTAGACTTGGAGAAGTTTACTTGGGTGGAAATGCATTCACTGGATCTCTTCAGTTGCCATCCCTTCCTAATCTGGAAGCTTTTGATATCTCAAACAACAAGATTCAGGGACAAGTTCCTCCTAACATTGGGTCGATTTTCCCTGATCTCGTGATATCAACAATGTCAAACAATATGCTTGAAGGATTGTTGCCTTCAAGTTTTGCTGACATGAAAAACCTTGAATGCTTGGATTTGTCGTGCAATAAGTTAAATGGAGAGTTGCCGATAGGATTGGCTCGTAGAGGATCCAAGTTATATTTTCTGAGATTGTCGAATAACATGTTGAAAGGGGAAATAATTCCAGCATCAACTTACATCAACAGTTTCAAATACTTATATTTGAGGGGGAACAGCTTCTCGGGCTCAATTCCAAAAGAGTTGTCCACAGCACCCTTACATTCATTAGATTTAAGTTACAATAATTTGTTAGGAAACCTACCATCCTGGCTTGGTCATATCCCCTCCTTAACCCACCTTTCGTTGTTTAGTAACGATCTAAAAGGTCATATTCCACCTGATTATTGTAGACTTGAAGGACTTGAGGTCTTGGATCTCTCCGAAAGTAACCTTGTTGGTTCAATTCCATCATGTTTCAGTGCTTCCCTAAACCTAAAACGTGTCTATTTGAGTCAAAACTTGCTACAAGGGGAATTCCACAAGTTCTCAAATAGCTCAAATTTGAAGGTGTTAGATCTTAGAGATAACAACTTTACTGGTTCAATTCCAAAATGGTTGGGAAGTCTTGAGATAACCACCTTACTCTTGAAAGGAAATCATCTTCAGGGCATCATTCCTACACAATTATGCCATTCAAGTAAACTGAGAATGCTAGATCTTTCTCGTAATAATCTCTCAGGACCTATACCTCATTGCTTGGGGAACATAATGCAACGAGGAACGAGTTCAGATATATACCCCTACACTCCATCATTTAGTTATCCAGGATTTGAGGTGGGGTAG
- the LOC104228318 gene encoding receptor-like protein 15 isoform X2, with protein MPKRGFEKLKQLRKLEKLDLSGNLFNRSIFLSLSQLSSLKSLNLKDYNIGSGFERLSGLNKLEILDLSDNTLNDENVLSALGKLIITLEKPSLI; from the exons ATGCCTAAGAGAG GTTTCGAGAAACTGAAACAACTGAGAAAACTAGAAAAACTTGATTTGTCAGGGAACCTCTTCAATCGCAGCATCTTTCTGTCTCTTAGTCAACTTTCTTCTCTCAAATCATTGAACCTCAAAGACTACAACATCGGATCAG GTTTTGAGAGATTGTCAGGGCTAAATAAGCTGGAAATCTTAGATTTGAGCGACAACACACTGAATGATGAAAACGTGCTCTCTGCTCTAGGTAAACTTATAATTACTCTTGAAAAGCCTTCATTAATTTAG